The Spirosoma foliorum genome has a window encoding:
- a CDS encoding T9SS type A sorting domain-containing protein: MKTFLFLFLAFLSVQVAQATHLIGGYIQVKPVAGSGLTYEVIATIYSYAGSATSEASSLSICFGDGNTREVPRSSLLYVTLGSNTISSKIGINTYRINHTYSGPGTYTLTTSLANRTPALNIPNSSTQQEPLALTTTFITGSLSNQTPELASPTIGFSVGLGQKTTLAFRATDADGDSLAYGLVKPLTNTTTDFCSYRSMTAYQFPNDVTHQGTYKLNNRTGDLTWDAPTQQGNYSVVISVSEYRNGILISQTIQEIALIVTDQPGTPNTIPAYEPAIEGNGIVTALPNYLDSDFTLTTFPSPVDDQLQVIVQTSTLTNATIQLVDVGGRKLYESDSAKSARQHEQVISMGSLTPGVYIIRAVTGNRSLSRKIVKR, encoded by the coding sequence ATGAAAACGTTTTTATTTCTGTTTCTGGCATTTCTGAGCGTACAGGTAGCCCAGGCTACACATTTAATTGGCGGCTACATTCAGGTAAAGCCTGTAGCAGGATCAGGGCTTACATATGAAGTAATAGCTACTATATACTCGTATGCGGGTTCCGCAACCTCAGAAGCTTCTTCGTTAAGTATTTGCTTTGGTGATGGTAATACAAGAGAAGTTCCTCGTTCAAGCCTGCTATATGTTACGCTCGGCAGTAATACCATTAGTTCAAAAATTGGCATCAATACGTATCGGATTAACCATACTTACAGTGGACCCGGTACATACACACTAACGACATCGCTAGCTAACCGAACTCCGGCGCTTAATATCCCAAACAGCAGTACACAACAGGAACCACTGGCACTCACGACAACCTTCATAACGGGCTCCCTGTCGAACCAAACGCCTGAACTAGCTAGTCCGACAATCGGGTTTTCTGTTGGGCTTGGCCAAAAAACCACCCTGGCATTCCGGGCGACCGATGCCGATGGCGATAGTCTGGCTTATGGATTAGTTAAGCCGTTGACGAACACAACGACCGACTTTTGTAGCTATCGGTCAATGACCGCTTACCAATTTCCAAACGACGTTACGCATCAGGGAACCTATAAACTCAATAATCGAACGGGCGATTTGACCTGGGATGCGCCCACTCAACAGGGAAATTATAGCGTCGTTATTTCAGTAAGCGAATACCGGAATGGTATTTTAATTAGCCAAACCATTCAGGAAATCGCGCTCATTGTCACAGACCAGCCCGGCACACCCAATACGATTCCAGCTTACGAGCCTGCCATCGAAGGAAATGGTATTGTCACGGCACTCCCCAATTATCTCGACTCCGATTTTACGCTGACTACCTTTCCAAGTCCCGTAGATGATCAGCTACAGGTCATCGTCCAAACCAGTACCCTAACGAACGCAACCATCCAACTCGTCGATGTAGGTGGCCGCAAACTCTACGAGTCAGACTCGGCCAAGTCCGCCCGTCAACATGAGCAAGTTATCAGTATGGGGAGTTTAACGCCGGGAGTTTACATAATCCGGGCAGTCACTGGCAATCGGTCTTTGTCGAGAAAAATCGTGAAGCGATAG
- a CDS encoding radical SAM protein has product MLLVSHPVLCNYYLTYRCNASCSFCDIWERPSPYITLENARQNLRDLKKLGVRVVDFTGGEPLLHRQLPELLQEAKQLGLITTVTTNALLYPKQAEKLRGLVDMLHFSLDSPIAEEHDQSRGVKCFDKVIESIAIAKQLGERPDILFTVFEHNVHQIRQLYEEICLPNNLVLILNPVFEYNAVDTGDRFSEKALQQMAWWGKQKNVYINDGFIQLRRDGGNHVEDPICRAASTTIVISPENKLILPCYHLGLKDFPIDNHLYDLYRSDEVQKLVALEGRLPACEGCAINCYMQPSFAVEVTKYFWRALPSTLKYNWMKGTWKQLF; this is encoded by the coding sequence ATGCTCCTCGTTTCCCATCCTGTTCTTTGCAATTACTACCTAACCTATCGCTGTAATGCGAGCTGTAGTTTTTGCGACATTTGGGAGCGCCCTTCTCCCTATATTACGCTTGAGAATGCGCGCCAGAATCTGCGGGATCTCAAAAAACTAGGCGTCCGGGTTGTTGATTTTACCGGGGGCGAGCCTTTGCTGCATCGCCAACTCCCCGAATTACTGCAGGAAGCCAAACAACTCGGCTTGATCACCACTGTTACGACCAATGCGCTCCTGTATCCCAAACAGGCCGAAAAACTGCGTGGATTGGTCGATATGCTTCATTTCTCGCTCGATTCGCCGATAGCCGAGGAACATGACCAATCGCGGGGCGTAAAGTGCTTCGATAAGGTCATCGAGTCCATTGCCATTGCCAAACAGCTAGGCGAACGGCCTGATATTCTGTTTACGGTATTTGAGCATAACGTTCATCAGATCAGGCAGCTGTATGAAGAGATTTGTCTGCCTAACAACTTGGTGCTGATCCTGAATCCTGTATTCGAATACAACGCCGTTGACACCGGAGATCGCTTTTCAGAGAAGGCGCTTCAACAGATGGCGTGGTGGGGGAAACAGAAAAACGTTTATATTAACGATGGCTTTATCCAGCTTCGGCGCGATGGTGGCAACCATGTCGAAGACCCAATTTGCCGGGCAGCCAGTACAACCATTGTCATCTCCCCAGAAAATAAATTAATCTTACCCTGCTATCACTTAGGGCTGAAAGATTTCCCTATTGACAACCATTTGTACGACCTCTACCGCTCCGACGAAGTCCAGAAACTAGTGGCTTTGGAGGGTCGCTTGCCTGCTTGCGAAGGCTGTGCCATAAACTGCTACATGCAGCCCTCATTTGCCGTTGAGGTAACTAAATATTTCTGGCGAGCTTTACCCAGCACGCTGAAATACAATTGGATGAAAGGTACCTGGAAACAGTTGTTCTGA
- the accD gene encoding acetyl-CoA carboxylase, carboxyltransferase subunit beta, whose amino-acid sequence MSWFVRKDKGIQTPTEMKREAPDGLWYQCPNCKKAMQTREHKLNAYTCIHCNYHEKIGSEAYFSILFDDNEFTELDANMQSADPLNFVDTKPYPARVKATIEKTGLKDAVRTAYGPMNGLTVTMAVMDFNFIGGSMGSVVGEKIARAIDHAIKNKTPFLMISKSGGARMMEAGFSLMQMAKTSAKLALLDRAKLPYVSLLTDPTTGGVTASYAMLGDFNISEPESLIGFAGPRVIRETIGKDLPKGFQSAEFVLEHGFLDFIVDRKDLKDKVVTLFKMLI is encoded by the coding sequence ATGTCCTGGTTCGTCCGAAAAGATAAAGGTATTCAGACCCCAACCGAAATGAAACGGGAGGCTCCCGATGGGTTGTGGTATCAATGTCCGAACTGTAAAAAAGCAATGCAGACGCGGGAGCACAAACTCAATGCGTATACCTGTATTCATTGCAACTATCACGAAAAAATCGGTTCAGAGGCCTATTTTTCGATTCTGTTCGATGATAATGAGTTCACCGAACTCGATGCGAACATGCAATCGGCTGACCCCCTGAATTTCGTGGATACAAAACCTTACCCAGCCCGAGTTAAGGCAACCATCGAAAAAACAGGTTTGAAAGATGCAGTTCGGACGGCTTACGGCCCAATGAACGGACTGACCGTAACGATGGCTGTTATGGACTTCAACTTTATCGGCGGCTCGATGGGCTCGGTGGTGGGTGAAAAAATTGCTCGTGCTATCGACCATGCCATCAAGAATAAGACGCCTTTCCTGATGATTTCCAAGTCGGGTGGTGCGCGGATGATGGAGGCTGGTTTTTCGCTCATGCAGATGGCTAAAACCTCCGCTAAATTAGCCTTGTTAGATCGGGCTAAATTGCCTTACGTCTCGCTCCTGACCGATCCGACAACGGGTGGTGTGACGGCCTCCTATGCCATGCTGGGCGATTTCAATATTTCAGAACCAGAATCGCTGATCGGCTTTGCTGGCCCGCGCGTTATCCGGGAAACCATCGGTAAAGACCTCCCGAAAGGCTTTCAAAGTGCGGAATTCGTACTCGAGCACGGTTTCCTCGACTTCATCGTCGACCGGAAAGACCTGAAAGACAAAGTAGTAACGTTGTTTAAGATGTTAATTTAA
- a CDS encoding nuclear transport factor 2 family protein translates to MKLVFVLIGFVLAIPTFAQSGEEAAVKATVNRLFEGMQKADSTILKPLFTPTARLQTVANKQGDISVRDDAISLFINSIGKATAGTLDERLASIEVKIDAELATAWTPYVFYRNDTKSHCGVNAFTLVKMNGSWKIQTIIDTRRKENCPDLPKK, encoded by the coding sequence ATGAAACTTGTATTCGTATTGATCGGCTTCGTTTTGGCCATTCCAACCTTTGCTCAATCTGGCGAAGAAGCCGCCGTAAAAGCCACTGTAAACCGACTTTTTGAGGGAATGCAGAAAGCAGATTCAACCATCTTAAAACCGCTGTTTACGCCAACTGCCCGGTTACAGACAGTGGCGAACAAACAAGGTGATATCTCGGTACGAGACGACGCCATTTCACTGTTTATCAATTCGATAGGCAAAGCAACAGCAGGAACACTAGATGAGCGCCTAGCCAGCATAGAGGTAAAAATTGATGCAGAACTAGCCACCGCCTGGACACCCTACGTTTTTTACCGGAACGACACCAAAAGCCACTGTGGTGTCAATGCGTTTACGCTTGTAAAGATGAATGGCAGTTGGAAAATCCAGACAATCATCGACACCCGTCGAAAGGAAAATTGCCCAGATTTACCAAAGAAATAG
- a CDS encoding RagB/SusD family nutrient uptake outer membrane protein: MKLINKNKFFATVCFTTLMLAGVSCKDQLDVGNPNAPTVAANVNTETGLISFAQGGVYINGFYNGDGWLGNSYFSLPLGYSELMADNVGADASNNQVTTIGVPDYIILDDGTKVTNPAPQIGIIRSYNSRAATGAGNNAIYYQWLNMYALNNVCNQILDLSGTIKFSGDATSRANTMKAWAYWWKGFAYASIGSMYYAGLIDDKSVTTDGNYVLHDAIISKSNDYFNLAATTLSSVTSTTDYQAVISQLIPSFTQVGNGGVPTIDMWKRNINTMLARNILVNKLAPFVNGNPDAKITESSTTAMTTADWNSVLTLAKSGIQKGDVVFTGRSTASNYFFSASGGTVAALTTGVNTATTFKISERFMQSFNTGDKRVTNNFNTATTYKNNYTFTTRYSLTANGNGAPGVYVYGTKDVGAYEVYIAGSYEENALMLAEANMRLGNIETGLGFVDAVRTYQGAGVAAVAGTGLTLSKALTELTKERRVSLFGRGLSYYDNRRWGWTYDISNGGGSYGNTVVTTAGVVNKNVTINYNFMDYWDVPADESVLNPTTTSVATKNPNF; encoded by the coding sequence ATGAAACTCATTAATAAAAATAAATTCTTTGCCACCGTTTGTTTTACGACCCTTATGCTTGCAGGAGTGTCGTGTAAAGACCAATTGGATGTAGGTAACCCAAACGCGCCTACAGTAGCGGCCAATGTCAACACAGAAACCGGGCTTATATCATTTGCCCAGGGTGGCGTATACATCAATGGTTTCTATAACGGTGATGGCTGGCTGGGAAATAGCTACTTTTCATTGCCCCTCGGTTATAGTGAACTAATGGCCGACAATGTAGGAGCCGACGCGTCTAATAACCAGGTTACAACAATCGGCGTACCCGATTATATCATCCTCGATGATGGTACTAAAGTAACCAATCCGGCTCCGCAAATAGGCATCATTCGGTCATACAATAGCCGTGCGGCAACGGGTGCAGGTAACAATGCCATTTACTATCAGTGGCTAAATATGTATGCGCTGAACAATGTCTGTAATCAGATATTAGATCTGTCGGGTACCATTAAGTTTTCGGGTGATGCCACTAGCCGGGCGAACACCATGAAAGCCTGGGCTTACTGGTGGAAAGGCTTTGCCTATGCTTCTATCGGGTCTATGTATTATGCTGGTCTTATTGACGATAAGTCAGTTACGACAGATGGCAATTATGTGCTCCACGATGCCATTATTAGCAAGTCGAACGACTATTTTAATCTGGCTGCCACCACATTAAGCTCGGTTACCAGCACAACCGATTATCAGGCCGTTATTTCTCAGCTTATTCCATCGTTTACACAAGTAGGTAATGGCGGTGTTCCTACTATCGATATGTGGAAACGGAATATCAACACGATGCTGGCCCGCAATATTCTGGTTAACAAGCTGGCTCCTTTCGTAAATGGAAATCCAGATGCTAAGATCACGGAATCGTCTACCACAGCGATGACTACTGCCGATTGGAATAGTGTATTGACTCTGGCTAAGAGTGGTATTCAGAAAGGAGACGTGGTCTTTACTGGACGTAGCACAGCGTCTAACTATTTCTTCTCGGCTTCGGGCGGTACAGTTGCTGCGCTGACAACGGGTGTAAATACGGCGACGACGTTCAAAATCAGCGAGCGTTTTATGCAGTCCTTTAACACGGGCGACAAACGGGTTACCAACAATTTCAATACCGCTACGACTTACAAAAACAACTATACGTTCACGACCCGCTACAGCTTAACCGCAAATGGTAACGGGGCGCCTGGCGTGTATGTATATGGTACGAAGGACGTTGGCGCTTACGAGGTTTACATTGCTGGCAGCTACGAAGAAAACGCGCTGATGCTGGCTGAAGCAAACATGCGTCTGGGCAACATCGAAACCGGACTGGGCTTTGTTGATGCAGTAAGAACCTATCAGGGAGCCGGTGTTGCCGCTGTAGCTGGCACGGGCCTAACTCTCTCGAAAGCACTGACCGAACTAACGAAGGAACGAAGAGTATCGCTATTTGGCCGTGGCTTATCGTATTACGACAACCGTCGTTGGGGCTGGACTTATGATATCAGCAATGGTGGTGGCAGTTATGGAAACACGGTAGTGACTACCGCTGGTGTGGTTAACAAAAACGTGACCATTAACTATAACTTCATGGATTACTGGGATGTCCCTGCCGATGAATCGGTGCTGAATCCGACAACAACCAGCGTTGCGACCAAGAATCCAAATTTCTAG
- a CDS encoding enoyl-CoA hydratase-related protein, translating into MLYTATQTAQLPSEGFRYLRVVLNDHVLTINLNRPEKKNALNPPMLAELAFALAFAHHSADVWLVVLAAAGDTFCAGMDLKSLSLGDAEIATVPEPSGPVRLGELMAGLHKPCIARVQGAVYAGGFLLVGGSTYVVAADSAMFSLPEVKRGLFPFQVLAVLLDIMPARTALDLCLRARVLSATEAQSIGLVTNVVPADELDYTVTSLANELKQFSPTAMQAGLGTYQQLKRLPSEEQQAFLYEQFVQLQQTPDAKEGMAAFLEKRKPKWGGGLMNNE; encoded by the coding sequence ATGCTGTACACCGCTACCCAAACTGCTCAACTACCCTCGGAAGGCTTCCGGTATTTACGGGTAGTGCTCAACGACCATGTGTTGACCATTAACCTGAACCGTCCAGAAAAGAAGAATGCGTTGAACCCGCCAATGCTGGCCGAGCTGGCTTTTGCGCTGGCCTTTGCCCATCACTCCGCCGATGTCTGGCTGGTTGTGCTAGCCGCTGCGGGCGATACGTTCTGTGCGGGCATGGATCTGAAAAGCTTATCATTGGGTGATGCAGAAATAGCTACTGTACCAGAACCATCGGGGCCGGTTCGGTTGGGGGAGTTGATGGCGGGATTACACAAACCATGTATTGCACGGGTGCAGGGGGCAGTATACGCCGGTGGATTTTTGCTGGTAGGGGGGAGCACCTACGTTGTGGCGGCTGACTCAGCAATGTTCAGTTTGCCTGAAGTAAAGCGCGGGTTGTTTCCGTTTCAGGTGCTGGCTGTTCTGCTCGACATTATGCCTGCCCGTACAGCTCTCGACCTCTGTCTGCGCGCCCGTGTGCTTTCGGCCACAGAAGCTCAGTCTATTGGGTTAGTAACGAATGTTGTGCCCGCTGATGAATTAGATTATACGGTCACAAGTCTAGCTAACGAGTTAAAGCAATTTTCACCTACAGCTATGCAGGCTGGATTAGGGACTTACCAGCAGTTAAAACGCCTGCCATCCGAAGAACAACAGGCGTTTTTGTATGAACAGTTTGTGCAACTTCAGCAAACTCCCGACGCAAAAGAAGGTATGGCCGCTTTTTTGGAAAAGCGTAAACCGAAGTGGGGCGGTGGGTTAATGAATAATGAATAA
- a CDS encoding S41 family peptidase: MEDTTNTTNEPSGRERNSPKNGIQNDSATVRLPMILGITLAGGMLIGATFFGGSKSMNSIGHGYAKYREILQLIENNYVDTVNTDELVDYSITKMLEKLDPHTAYMNPQDAVAARSQLEGGFDGIGVEFNIYKDTVYVVTPLAGGPSESAGILSGDKIIKVDDKPLAGTKIENSAVFKALRGKRGTDVKLTILRKGDKQPKDFTITRDRIPTYSVDAAYMIDAKTGYIKINRFSETTYDEFKSALASLKAKGMTQLMMDLRNNPGGYMDRATNIADEFISGNKLLVYTDGKDNRYDRKTYAHIAGQFEEGPLVVLVDEGSASASEIVSGALQDHDRALIAGRRSFGKGLVQMPVTLSDGSELRLTISRYYTPSGRSIQKPYVPGHEGDYEKDLEQRSKRGEYYVADSIKNDPKLKFKTDGGRVVYGGGGITPDYFIPRDSTWQTAYLVQLYGKNIIREFAMEYANDNQKKLEKMPFDEFNRTVNMNDEQMNKLVKIATNEGIKFNEKEFNRSKNYIRNQIKALVARSVYQKNNKAGQNNEFFRVISNSDDTFQKALQLFDRADKLEHGTMSYNNK; the protein is encoded by the coding sequence ATGGAAGACACAACGAATACTACGAATGAGCCGTCGGGGCGTGAACGCAACAGCCCTAAAAATGGGATTCAAAACGACAGCGCCACAGTTCGATTGCCGATGATTTTGGGTATTACGCTGGCTGGTGGTATGCTCATTGGAGCCACTTTTTTCGGTGGTTCGAAAAGCATGAACAGCATCGGCCATGGTTACGCGAAGTACCGGGAAATTCTGCAACTGATTGAAAATAACTATGTCGATACGGTTAATACAGACGAGCTGGTGGATTATTCGATCACGAAAATGCTCGAAAAACTCGACCCACACACTGCTTACATGAACCCGCAGGATGCCGTGGCTGCCCGGTCGCAGCTGGAAGGTGGTTTCGATGGAATTGGGGTTGAATTCAATATCTATAAGGACACCGTTTATGTTGTGACGCCCTTAGCGGGTGGCCCCTCGGAGTCTGCTGGCATTTTAAGTGGCGATAAGATCATCAAGGTCGATGACAAGCCGCTGGCGGGTACCAAGATTGAAAACAGTGCCGTGTTCAAGGCATTGCGTGGCAAACGTGGTACCGATGTTAAACTGACGATCTTACGGAAAGGCGATAAGCAACCCAAAGACTTTACCATCACCCGCGACCGGATTCCGACATACTCGGTCGATGCGGCTTATATGATCGATGCCAAGACGGGTTACATCAAGATCAATCGTTTCTCCGAAACAACGTACGACGAGTTTAAATCTGCGCTGGCCTCGCTTAAAGCAAAAGGCATGACGCAGTTGATGATGGACTTACGGAACAATCCCGGTGGCTATATGGATCGGGCAACGAACATTGCCGACGAATTCATTTCGGGTAATAAACTCTTGGTTTATACGGATGGTAAAGACAATCGCTACGACCGAAAAACGTACGCACACATTGCAGGCCAGTTTGAAGAAGGCCCGTTAGTCGTGCTGGTCGATGAGGGGAGCGCATCCGCTTCTGAAATCGTATCGGGGGCTTTGCAGGATCACGATCGGGCGCTGATTGCGGGTCGTCGTTCGTTTGGCAAAGGACTGGTGCAAATGCCGGTGACACTTTCCGATGGTTCTGAGCTTCGGTTAACGATCTCGCGATACTATACGCCTAGTGGCCGGAGTATTCAGAAACCGTATGTGCCGGGCCACGAAGGTGATTATGAAAAAGACCTTGAACAGCGCTCGAAACGGGGCGAATACTACGTTGCCGATTCCATCAAAAACGATCCTAAGCTGAAGTTCAAGACTGATGGTGGCCGGGTTGTGTATGGTGGTGGCGGTATCACCCCAGATTATTTCATTCCGCGCGATTCGACCTGGCAAACGGCGTATTTAGTGCAACTGTACGGGAAGAACATTATCCGTGAGTTTGCGATGGAATATGCGAATGATAATCAGAAGAAACTGGAGAAAATGCCGTTCGATGAGTTCAATCGCACCGTTAACATGAACGATGAGCAGATGAACAAGTTGGTGAAAATTGCGACTAACGAAGGCATAAAGTTTAACGAGAAAGAGTTCAATCGCTCGAAAAACTACATCCGTAATCAGATAAAGGCCTTGGTAGCCCGTTCGGTTTATCAGAAGAATAACAAAGCTGGTCAGAATAACGAGTTCTTCCGGGTTATCAGTAACAGCGACGATACGTTCCAGAAGGCGCTTCAACTTTTCGACCGGGCCGATAAACTCGAACACGGCACGATGTCGTACAATAATAAGTAG
- a CDS encoding xylulokinase, whose protein sequence is MYFLGFDLGSSSVKASLLDADSGKVVASAFFPQPEMVIEAPQPGFAEQQPEIWWQNACLASKAVMQQTNINPSDVKAIGISYQMHGLVVVDKEFNVLRPSIIWCDSRAVPYGNQAFDTLGHDRTLHHLLNSPGNFTAAKLAWVKANEPDVYAQVDKFMLPGDYLAARMTGDLVTTASGLSEGAFWDFQANQPAQFLLDYFGFDASLIPTIKPTFAPQGEITATAAAELGLAAGTPVTYRAGDQPNNAFSLNVLEPGQIAATAGTSGVVYGVSDQAKYDPKSRVNTFLHVNSQVETPRYGVLLCVNGTGILNSWLRNQVLGRSIGYDDMNRLAHESPIGADGLVCLPFGNGAERMLENADLGASFHGLQLTRHGLPHIIRAAQEGIVFALYYGIQIMESVGVGLQTIRAGEANMFLSPLFRDTMANLTGATIELYNTDGAQGAARGAGLGLGFYKTAQEAFTGLHVTKTIEPDMRAQEAYRDAYGRWLSKLRNL, encoded by the coding sequence ATGTATTTTCTTGGATTCGATCTTGGCAGTTCGTCCGTTAAAGCCAGTCTATTAGATGCCGATAGTGGCAAAGTCGTCGCATCGGCTTTCTTTCCTCAACCCGAAATGGTCATCGAGGCTCCGCAACCAGGATTCGCGGAGCAACAGCCCGAAATCTGGTGGCAGAATGCCTGTCTGGCCAGCAAGGCCGTGATGCAACAGACCAACATCAACCCCAGTGATGTAAAGGCAATTGGTATTTCATACCAGATGCATGGGCTTGTGGTAGTCGACAAGGAGTTCAATGTATTACGCCCCTCTATTATCTGGTGCGATAGCCGGGCCGTTCCTTACGGAAATCAGGCGTTTGATACACTCGGCCATGACCGTACGCTGCATCACCTGCTTAACTCGCCCGGTAATTTCACCGCAGCAAAACTAGCCTGGGTTAAAGCCAACGAACCCGATGTGTATGCTCAAGTAGATAAATTCATGCTTCCCGGCGATTATCTGGCCGCCCGCATGACAGGCGACCTTGTGACGACCGCGTCGGGACTTTCAGAAGGGGCTTTCTGGGATTTTCAGGCCAATCAACCGGCCCAATTCCTGCTCGATTATTTTGGTTTTGATGCCTCTTTAATTCCGACGATCAAGCCAACCTTTGCCCCACAAGGTGAAATAACGGCAACTGCTGCCGCCGAACTGGGTCTTGCTGCTGGCACGCCCGTTACCTACCGCGCTGGCGATCAGCCAAATAATGCTTTTTCATTGAATGTACTGGAGCCTGGTCAGATTGCGGCAACGGCTGGTACATCGGGCGTTGTATACGGGGTGAGTGATCAGGCCAAATACGACCCAAAATCGCGGGTAAATACGTTTCTGCATGTTAACAGCCAGGTTGAGACGCCACGTTATGGTGTTTTGTTATGCGTAAACGGAACAGGTATTTTAAACAGCTGGCTTCGAAATCAGGTACTAGGGCGATCGATTGGTTATGACGATATGAATCGACTGGCGCACGAGTCGCCTATTGGAGCCGATGGCCTGGTGTGTTTACCCTTTGGCAATGGGGCCGAGCGCATGCTGGAAAATGCTGATCTAGGCGCTTCCTTTCATGGTCTGCAGCTAACCCGCCACGGCCTGCCACACATAATTCGGGCTGCACAGGAAGGTATTGTATTTGCGCTTTACTATGGCATTCAGATTATGGAAAGCGTGGGCGTAGGTTTACAAACCATCCGGGCGGGCGAAGCCAATATGTTCCTCAGCCCCCTCTTCCGCGACACAATGGCCAACTTAACTGGCGCTACCATTGAGCTATACAATACCGATGGCGCACAGGGCGCTGCTCGTGGAGCTGGCTTAGGATTAGGCTTCTACAAAACAGCCCAGGAAGCCTTCACCGGATTACACGTAACCAAGACAATCGAACCCGATATGCGGGCGCAGGAAGCGTATCGGGATGCTTATGGGCGGTGGTTGTCAAAATTAAGAAACCTTTAA
- a CDS encoding DUF5694 domain-containing protein: protein MKLLISFFLIIISFLASAQSNKNSQPLEILFIAAAHDYGAKPIEDFSYPINKALAFKPDAVFGENLSPEDYDALDRHWNKEAIDKRLAYLTKIGYPLPKHPQAFIARQYKLLRKYPYYHQERMKLAHALYLTHDFGNASYQFYLLDKLRPAFGAEEIAAFTQILGPVDSLKNVGFRRSNEYYNIFHPIAQSLKLDKIMPMDCQKYNTPWSAAWEKTDSLYKLFEKGIEADTNSADYKTYLRLNTENNELQRLLNKANQAGKSTAFLNTADWDKYTDFGNFYGNRYLFGLKNFPEEGVRDMLKYWTLRNEGMCQNIVDRARKIGAKRVVVGVGASHRELMVKLLKEMPGVTVYTLNEYQP from the coding sequence ATGAAATTACTTATTTCTTTTTTCCTGATAATCATCTCGTTCCTGGCTTCGGCTCAATCGAATAAGAATAGCCAGCCACTTGAAATCCTGTTTATTGCAGCAGCTCACGACTACGGTGCCAAACCGATTGAAGACTTTTCGTATCCGATCAATAAAGCGCTTGCGTTTAAACCAGATGCCGTATTTGGTGAGAATCTCTCGCCCGAAGACTACGATGCACTGGACCGACACTGGAATAAAGAAGCCATTGATAAGCGACTGGCTTATCTGACCAAAATCGGCTATCCGTTACCCAAACACCCGCAGGCGTTCATTGCCCGTCAGTATAAGTTGCTCCGTAAATACCCGTACTATCATCAGGAGCGTATGAAACTAGCGCATGCTTTATACCTGACCCATGATTTTGGGAACGCATCTTATCAGTTTTACCTGCTCGATAAGCTACGTCCAGCTTTTGGTGCCGAGGAAATAGCCGCGTTTACCCAGATACTCGGCCCGGTTGATTCGCTCAAAAATGTTGGTTTCCGACGCTCAAACGAATATTATAACATCTTCCACCCAATAGCGCAGTCACTGAAACTGGATAAAATTATGCCGATGGACTGTCAGAAGTACAACACGCCCTGGAGTGCGGCCTGGGAGAAAACGGACTCACTGTATAAGCTCTTCGAAAAGGGAATTGAAGCCGATACGAACTCCGCCGATTATAAAACATACCTACGATTGAATACTGAAAACAATGAACTTCAGCGCTTGCTAAATAAGGCTAATCAGGCCGGTAAGTCGACTGCGTTTCTGAACACCGCCGATTGGGACAAATACACAGACTTTGGCAATTTTTATGGAAATCGCTATCTATTTGGGCTGAAAAACTTTCCTGAAGAGGGCGTTCGGGACATGCTGAAATACTGGACGCTTCGGAATGAAGGAATGTGCCAGAATATTGTTGATCGTGCTCGGAAAATTGGGGCAAAGCGCGTTGTGGTTGGCGTAGGCGCTTCGCATAGGGAGTTGATGGTGAAGCTGTTAAAGGAGATGCCCGGCGTAACGGTGTATACCCTGAACGAGTATCAGCCCTGA